A single Curtobacterium sp. MCJR17_020 DNA region contains:
- a CDS encoding MFS transporter, whose translation MGDDVTTLRRVPGFRAYWSAATVSSFGSAVSAVAVPVLVVTVLHASPLEVGLVNAAQFLPYALFGLIIGAYVDRFRRKPLLIWASVGRGVCLGAIPVLWSTGLLNLWVTAAALFVFGILSVVGFAATQSLLPRIVPRSLLLAANARVDQSDAAAQTAGPALGGVLVSIATAPFAIALDAVSYFVDAVLIARVRVIEQQPARPAGTRLRRDIAEGLRWTYGHPMLAPLALSTHLWFLANAAGLTVFATLALRTLALPAAVYGGILALSGVAMLLGATAAPRLGIRFGAGRTIIAARAAYPIAWAAIALATVGIAVAAPPATVVVLFAAFAVHGLAAGCENANEMSLRQTVTPDALLGRVNGTMRSANRTLAAAGAVSGGALMTVAGDGVALFAVAIVFAGAVVVAMSSPLRTNSGR comes from the coding sequence ATGGGCGACGACGTGACCACGCTGCGTCGAGTGCCCGGGTTCCGCGCGTACTGGTCTGCCGCGACCGTCTCGTCGTTCGGATCGGCAGTGAGCGCGGTCGCCGTACCGGTTCTCGTGGTGACGGTTCTGCACGCCAGCCCCCTCGAGGTGGGGCTGGTGAACGCTGCCCAGTTCCTGCCGTACGCGTTGTTCGGTCTGATCATCGGCGCGTACGTCGATCGGTTCCGGCGCAAGCCACTTCTGATCTGGGCGAGCGTCGGTCGTGGCGTGTGCCTGGGCGCGATCCCGGTGCTCTGGTCGACCGGGCTCTTGAACCTCTGGGTGACCGCGGCGGCCTTGTTCGTGTTCGGCATCTTGTCCGTTGTGGGATTCGCCGCGACGCAGTCCCTCCTCCCCCGGATCGTGCCTCGCTCTCTCCTCCTGGCGGCGAATGCACGGGTGGATCAGAGTGACGCGGCAGCGCAGACGGCGGGTCCGGCTCTCGGAGGTGTCCTGGTCAGCATCGCGACCGCGCCGTTCGCGATCGCTCTCGACGCGGTCAGCTACTTCGTCGATGCCGTCCTCATCGCGCGAGTCCGCGTCATCGAGCAGCAGCCAGCGCGTCCCGCGGGTACGAGGTTGCGGAGGGACATCGCTGAAGGCCTGCGGTGGACGTACGGCCATCCGATGCTCGCACCGCTGGCGCTGTCGACACATCTCTGGTTCCTGGCCAACGCCGCCGGGTTGACGGTGTTCGCGACACTCGCGCTCCGCACCCTCGCGCTCCCAGCGGCCGTGTACGGGGGCATCCTCGCCCTCAGCGGCGTCGCGATGCTCCTCGGCGCCACTGCGGCGCCGCGCCTCGGCATCCGCTTCGGTGCCGGCCGGACGATCATCGCCGCTCGAGCCGCGTACCCGATCGCGTGGGCGGCCATCGCGCTCGCGACCGTTGGCATCGCCGTCGCAGCACCGCCGGCGACCGTCGTGGTCTTGTTCGCCGCCTTCGCCGTCCACGGCCTCGCGGCGGGGTGCGAGAACGCGAACGAGATGAGCCTCCGGCAGACCGTCACACCCGATGCGCTCCTCGGTCGGGTGAACGGCACGATGCGCAGCGCGAACAGAACCCTTGCGGCTGCGGGAGCAGTGAGCGGCGGCGCTCTGATGACCGTCGCTGGGGATGGCGTCGCGCTGTTCGCGGTGGCCATCGTGTTCGCTGGCGCCGTCGTCGTGGCGATGTCCTCACCGCTCAGGACGAACTCCGGTCGATAG
- a CDS encoding GAF and ANTAR domain-containing protein produces the protein MQTIIALVGSATSSEDLTGRLQHLVDESAALFDVHAAGLMLFGSDHRLQITASVGHHSGLLELLQLEVGDGPCLEAARTGSVVSIPDVRVAEPRWPHFCRAAADAGYTAVHSIPLRLRTTVIGSLNLFGESAGAFDEDDLIAARALADIAAVSLMQQRTIDDAVTTQGQLQAALDSRTVIEQAKGWIANRNGVDTATAFSLLRDHARRNQLPLAEVALAVLAGRTTLG, from the coding sequence TTGCAGACCATCATCGCGCTGGTCGGCAGTGCCACCAGCTCAGAGGACCTCACCGGCCGACTGCAGCACCTGGTGGACGAGTCGGCGGCGTTGTTCGACGTCCACGCTGCCGGGCTGATGCTGTTCGGCTCGGATCACCGGTTGCAGATCACCGCCTCGGTGGGACACCACAGCGGACTGCTCGAGCTCCTGCAGCTCGAAGTCGGCGACGGGCCCTGTCTCGAGGCAGCGCGGACGGGGAGCGTGGTCTCGATCCCCGACGTCCGAGTGGCCGAGCCGCGATGGCCGCACTTCTGCCGGGCCGCGGCTGACGCCGGGTACACAGCCGTCCACTCGATCCCGCTGCGGCTCCGGACCACCGTCATCGGATCGCTCAACCTGTTCGGCGAGTCCGCCGGCGCGTTCGACGAGGACGACCTCATCGCTGCGCGGGCACTGGCCGACATCGCAGCGGTCTCGCTCATGCAGCAGCGCACCATCGACGACGCGGTGACGACGCAGGGGCAACTGCAAGCAGCACTCGACAGCCGTACCGTCATCGAGCAGGCGAAGGGGTGGATCGCGAACCGGAACGGGGTGGACACCGCGACCGCGTTCTCCCTGCTGCGCGACCACGCGCGGCGGAACCAGCTCCCGCTCGCCGAGGTCGCCCTCGCCGTCCTCGCCGGACGGACCACCCTCGGCTAG
- a CDS encoding cold shock domain-containing protein: MRNVGGECVWWSDENGWGALRSDDVASEVFVHFANLSTGGNHTLQPGDRVRFDVEPYPPGQDGYFFRAHEVTPI; the protein is encoded by the coding sequence ATGCGGAACGTCGGGGGCGAGTGTGTCTGGTGGAGTGATGAGAACGGGTGGGGTGCGCTCCGTTCGGACGATGTCGCGTCTGAGGTGTTCGTGCACTTCGCGAACCTGAGCACGGGCGGGAATCACACGCTCCAGCCCGGGGATCGCGTTCGGTTCGACGTCGAGCCGTACCCACCGGGGCAGGACGGCTACTTCTTCCGCGCTCACGAGGTCACGCCGATCTGA
- a CDS encoding ATP-binding cassette domain-containing protein — translation MITLRDVSKTITEPDGSTRTLFDRLNFALREDDRSVAITGRSGSGKSTLLRILAGLDTDFTGTYEHDGRVLERTARRMAEHRLRHIGIVTQDHSLLGDRSVLDNVRLGAPARADSADRARDALEAVGISHLAGKRPRRLSGGEAQRVAIARAIAKRPAVVLADEPTGALDETTEDDVLALFDQLQQAGTKFVIVTHSARVAQRCGRQLHLQHEQLIECGV, via the coding sequence ATGATCACGCTGCGCGACGTCTCGAAGACGATCACCGAGCCTGACGGATCGACCAGAACGCTGTTCGACCGACTGAACTTCGCCCTTCGCGAGGACGATCGCTCAGTCGCGATCACTGGGCGGAGCGGATCCGGCAAGAGCACGCTGCTCCGGATCCTCGCCGGTCTCGACACCGACTTCACGGGGACCTACGAGCACGACGGGCGCGTGCTCGAGCGCACCGCACGCAGGATGGCGGAACACCGGCTCCGACACATCGGCATCGTCACACAGGACCACAGCCTGCTCGGCGACCGCAGTGTGCTCGACAACGTCCGACTCGGAGCCCCTGCTCGTGCTGACTCGGCAGACCGAGCGCGTGACGCCCTCGAGGCAGTCGGCATCAGTCACCTCGCTGGCAAGCGCCCACGGCGGCTTTCGGGAGGAGAAGCGCAGCGCGTCGCGATCGCTCGAGCCATCGCGAAGCGCCCCGCCGTCGTCCTCGCCGATGAGCCCACCGGCGCACTGGACGAGACGACCGAAGACGACGTGCTCGCCCTCTTCGATCAGCTGCAGCAAGCCGGCACCAAGTTCGTGATCGTCACCCACAGTGCGCGCGTTGCGCAGCGATGCGGACGGCAACTCCACCTGCAACACGAACAGCTCATCGAGTGCGGTGTCTGA
- a CDS encoding AAA family ATPase: MDLDDLGQRICILGPSNSGKSTLAAAIGRARSLPVIHLDQYRHLPGTQWVERPDTDFERMHNEAMNSDQWVIDGNYSRWLPGRLRRATGLVLLDASTAASIVRYFRRSLFEPDRAGSLGGTRDRVRIEMVRFLLGPARKHRPRYRHVFDEFDRPKVSLPNRAALEEYYRRNNLARRSP, from the coding sequence ATGGACCTCGACGACCTCGGCCAGCGGATCTGCATCCTGGGGCCATCGAACAGCGGCAAGTCAACCCTCGCGGCAGCCATCGGCCGAGCCCGCTCGCTCCCTGTGATCCACCTCGACCAGTACCGCCACCTGCCCGGAACACAGTGGGTCGAGCGCCCGGACACCGATTTTGAGCGCATGCACAACGAGGCGATGAACAGCGATCAGTGGGTCATCGACGGCAACTACTCGCGCTGGCTCCCCGGCCGGTTACGGCGAGCGACTGGTCTGGTGCTCCTGGACGCCTCGACGGCAGCAAGCATCGTCCGTTACTTCCGTCGCAGTCTCTTCGAGCCCGACCGTGCTGGGAGCTTGGGCGGTACTCGCGACCGTGTCCGCATCGAGATGGTCCGGTTCTTGCTCGGACCCGCCAGGAAGCACCGTCCCCGGTATCGGCATGTCTTCGACGAGTTCGATCGGCCGAAAGTGTCCCTGCCGAACCGTGCGGCCTTGGAGGAGTACTACCGCCGGAACAACCTGGCTCGGCGAAGTCCATGA
- a CDS encoding DUF1016 N-terminal domain-containing protein encodes MRRFAGEWSAGSVFQQAFGQLPWGHITVLLDRLDDHELRDWYADQAAAHGSSRNILERSG; translated from the coding sequence ATGCGCCGGTTCGCGGGGGAGTGGTCGGCGGGTTCGGTTTTCCAACAGGCTTTTGGACAACTGCCCTGGGGACACATCACCGTGCTCCTCGACCGGCTCGATGACCACGAGCTCCGGGACTGGTACGCCGACCAGGCGGCTGCGCACGGGTCGTCCCGGAACATCCTCGAGCGATCAGGTTGA
- a CDS encoding histidine-type phosphatase: MNTRTALSCVAVATLASLMLAEPAHAADDAASFYSSKQPYIAPSQSDIDAYSPAPTGYAPVATESVSRHGSRGLSAYKYDALLHRLAATAQAENGFLTPEIGREFSANLDAITAANVANGYGMLTGQGAAQHQGIGARAAQRNKQLFAAAAKTGGRVVAETSGESRATESGENFLRGFGAAGVKLEPRPDLLYFHEVENPDGTDKAEGSPERKRAQAYEDYIAQQTGDGGTIAAALQYIEAKPRSVEAAKDLLSGIFTPEFISAIGTDKAHIWYNTADGSKGGAVACAPGADTKADPDACGDPKKSIKSTVDAAMALYNLYIIAADMHEENVAPHEFDFAQYFAGRPADAEWFAYLLDAEDFYEKGPSLTGHDETYSIAKPLLDDFFATIDARVAGGDVVGTFRFAHAETIIPFAALLRLPGLTVAAPDNAAPASDADIYDYATNPWRGSAVTPMAANVQWDVVSRAGIDPATGAAYTPLVRMLYNEREIAFASGCRAVAAGSNWVKETELKHCLTGTAMTESPLIAAATPGPTATPTAESTQTPTVTPATQGTGTPTARATGTLAATGAQSPVGPALLATLLLLAGAGTLALRRRRRQTE; the protein is encoded by the coding sequence ATGAACACCCGCACTGCACTGTCCTGCGTCGCCGTCGCTACCCTCGCCTCGCTGATGCTCGCGGAACCGGCGCACGCCGCCGACGACGCCGCCAGCTTCTACAGCAGCAAGCAGCCCTACATCGCCCCCAGCCAGTCGGACATCGACGCCTATTCGCCGGCACCGACGGGCTACGCACCCGTCGCTACGGAGTCGGTCTCCCGGCACGGATCTCGGGGGCTCTCCGCGTACAAGTACGACGCGCTGCTACACCGTCTCGCCGCGACCGCGCAGGCCGAGAACGGGTTCCTGACTCCTGAGATCGGGAGGGAGTTCTCCGCGAACCTCGACGCCATCACCGCGGCGAACGTCGCGAACGGCTACGGCATGCTCACCGGTCAGGGCGCCGCTCAGCACCAGGGCATCGGAGCGCGAGCCGCACAGCGCAACAAGCAGCTGTTCGCAGCTGCGGCCAAGACGGGCGGGCGCGTCGTCGCCGAGACCTCGGGTGAGTCTCGCGCCACGGAGTCGGGCGAGAACTTCTTGCGGGGCTTCGGGGCCGCGGGCGTCAAGCTCGAACCGCGCCCCGACCTGCTCTACTTCCACGAGGTCGAGAACCCGGACGGCACCGACAAGGCCGAGGGGTCACCCGAGCGCAAGCGCGCACAGGCGTACGAGGACTACATCGCCCAACAGACCGGTGACGGCGGCACGATCGCGGCGGCCTTGCAGTACATCGAGGCGAAGCCGCGATCGGTCGAGGCGGCGAAGGACCTGCTCTCCGGCATCTTCACGCCCGAGTTCATCTCCGCGATCGGCACGGACAAGGCACACATCTGGTACAACACCGCCGACGGCTCGAAGGGCGGCGCGGTGGCGTGCGCGCCCGGCGCCGACACGAAGGCCGATCCCGATGCCTGCGGCGATCCGAAGAAGTCGATCAAGAGCACCGTCGATGCGGCGATGGCGCTGTACAACCTGTACATCATCGCTGCCGACATGCACGAGGAGAACGTCGCTCCGCACGAGTTCGACTTCGCGCAGTACTTCGCTGGCCGACCGGCGGATGCCGAGTGGTTCGCGTACTTGCTCGACGCCGAGGACTTCTACGAGAAGGGCCCGAGCCTCACCGGTCACGACGAGACCTACTCGATCGCCAAGCCCCTGCTCGACGACTTCTTCGCCACGATCGACGCCCGCGTCGCCGGCGGCGACGTGGTCGGGACCTTCCGCTTCGCACACGCCGAGACGATCATCCCGTTCGCTGCGCTGTTGCGTCTGCCAGGATTGACCGTTGCTGCGCCCGACAACGCCGCTCCGGCATCGGACGCGGACATCTACGACTACGCCACCAACCCGTGGCGAGGTTCTGCGGTGACGCCGATGGCTGCGAACGTGCAGTGGGACGTCGTGTCGCGAGCGGGCATCGACCCCGCTACCGGAGCGGCCTACACGCCGCTCGTGCGCATGCTCTACAACGAGCGGGAGATCGCGTTCGCCTCCGGGTGCCGTGCAGTCGCCGCAGGGTCGAACTGGGTCAAGGAGACCGAGCTCAAGCACTGCCTCACCGGCACGGCGATGACCGAGAGCCCGCTGATCGCCGCAGCCACGCCGGGACCGACCGCGACACCCACTGCGGAGTCCACGCAGACCCCGACCGTGACACCAGCGACGCAGGGCACCGGCACACCGACGGCCCGGGCGACGGGCACGCTGGCCGCGACCGGAGCGCAGTCGCCCGTTGGACCGGCGTTGCTCGCGACACTACTCCTCCTGGCCGGTGCCGGGACGCTGGCACTGCGTCGCCGGCGTCGTCAGACCGAGTGA
- a CDS encoding NADH(P)-binding protein, translating to MRVVVVGGGISGAAISRAVEARGCSVTQLSRSTGFDVLRDDATAALAGADVIIETTGQFTTSRRAATQFFTGSTRAIGTAAGAIGAHHVLLSIVNCMRPEVQGYGYFAGKTAQEAVGRSVSPHLTIVRSTQWFEFARQNLERMRVGPIALVPSMMIAPVALDAVAAVVADVVVGERSAREVEVAGPDTTTLWTMTKALPDPGVIPVPLPIPGRMGRAFRGGVLLPAREIEIVGPGFRDWITET from the coding sequence ATGCGAGTAGTAGTTGTCGGCGGCGGGATCTCCGGTGCCGCGATCAGCCGGGCGGTGGAAGCACGAGGATGTTCGGTCACGCAGCTGTCCCGGTCGACGGGTTTCGACGTGTTGCGCGACGACGCAACCGCTGCGCTTGCCGGTGCGGACGTGATCATCGAGACGACTGGACAGTTCACGACGAGCAGGAGAGCGGCCACGCAGTTCTTCACGGGGTCGACCCGCGCGATCGGCACGGCAGCCGGTGCGATCGGGGCGCACCACGTGCTGCTCTCCATCGTCAACTGCATGCGTCCCGAGGTGCAGGGGTACGGCTACTTCGCCGGCAAGACCGCGCAGGAAGCAGTCGGGCGTTCCGTGAGCCCGCACCTCACGATCGTGCGCTCCACGCAGTGGTTCGAGTTCGCCCGGCAGAACCTCGAGCGGATGCGCGTCGGACCCATCGCCCTGGTCCCGAGCATGATGATCGCTCCGGTTGCACTCGATGCCGTGGCAGCGGTGGTCGCCGACGTCGTGGTCGGCGAACGCTCCGCGCGAGAGGTCGAGGTCGCTGGTCCCGACACCACGACGCTGTGGACGATGACGAAGGCGCTGCCCGACCCCGGGGTGATCCCGGTGCCCCTGCCGATCCCGGGCCGGATGGGGCGAGCGTTCCGCGGTGGCGTCCTCCTGCCGGCTCGCGAAATCGAGATCGTCGGCCCGGGCTTCCGCGACTGGATCACCGAGACGTGA
- a CDS encoding alpha/beta fold hydrolase: MEDRQLTQELAWRGRTVRWDRIGSGPALVFLHGTPWSSWLWRPIALAMAGRFTVYLWDMPGYGASSKDPSHAVDLGTQGELFAALLEHWGLDRPHVVAHDFGGAVALRARLLHGAKFASLCLVDVVALAPWGSPFFKLVQEHARVFEQLPSAVHRGAVEAYISGASHKGLRVDELRMLVDPWSDEEGQPAFYRQIAQADERFTTEIETELGRLTEPVHIVWGTEDTWIPADRARRLNDAIPHASVTLIPEAGHLIQLDAPAALSAELTNWMATTDARTAMREAAVPIAE; encoded by the coding sequence GTGGAAGATCGGCAGCTGACCCAGGAACTTGCTTGGCGTGGAAGAACTGTCCGATGGGACCGCATCGGGTCAGGGCCGGCGCTGGTGTTCCTGCACGGGACGCCGTGGTCATCCTGGCTCTGGCGTCCGATCGCGCTCGCGATGGCCGGGCGGTTCACGGTCTACCTCTGGGACATGCCGGGGTACGGCGCGTCGTCCAAGGATCCGTCGCATGCTGTCGACCTCGGGACGCAAGGCGAACTGTTCGCAGCGCTCCTCGAACACTGGGGACTCGATCGGCCGCACGTCGTCGCGCATGACTTCGGCGGCGCCGTCGCGCTCCGAGCGCGTCTCCTCCACGGAGCCAAATTCGCCTCGCTGTGCCTCGTCGACGTGGTGGCGCTCGCTCCCTGGGGATCGCCCTTCTTCAAGCTCGTCCAAGAGCACGCTCGGGTCTTCGAACAACTTCCTTCAGCGGTGCACCGAGGTGCCGTAGAGGCCTACATCAGCGGCGCCAGTCACAAGGGCCTCCGTGTCGACGAGCTGCGGATGCTCGTCGATCCCTGGTCGGACGAGGAAGGTCAGCCGGCGTTCTACCGTCAGATAGCGCAAGCGGACGAGCGCTTCACGACCGAGATCGAAACGGAGTTGGGCAGGCTCACCGAGCCCGTGCACATCGTCTGGGGGACGGAGGACACCTGGATACCCGCGGACCGAGCTCGTCGACTCAACGACGCCATCCCGCACGCCTCGGTCACGCTCATCCCGGAAGCAGGACACCTCATCCAGCTCGATGCGCCAGCAGCGCTGTCCGCCGAGCTCACCAACTGGATGGCCACCACCGACGCTCGCACCGCGATGCGCGAAGCTGCCGTTCCCATCGCGGAGTAG
- a CDS encoding carboxypeptidase-like regulatory domain-containing protein: MTGTTLVVALAAAAMVGLAPPAAAAGSGTIAVQLATPDGTPIRLADVELAAIGIDAVVGTATTDADGTATFTGIPAPDTVTVTTRQLPPRGTQTYAPGLRSAIVVRGGTTVAVTVPLVIGATVQGGVVGPSGPAAGRLMYAWNEDTSQVFRTTSDSAGQYRFVGLSTGKYRIEAYASGTASPAVWKTRVYQQRGTLPASQVTLSQHYAHSDYDLVVYADTASRTPSPLLSGARVTVTNATTGASFSTRFSTLLDSEQTAQFQIPSGQYVVELRTVATTATPARVLWLGRPGGVYRYVTDRAQAVPVRVVFGGFNGWGGAVPETSVAVAASTAATS; this comes from the coding sequence ATGACGGGAACGACACTGGTCGTGGCGCTTGCCGCAGCAGCGATGGTCGGCCTGGCGCCGCCAGCGGCCGCGGCCGGGTCGGGGACGATCGCTGTGCAGCTCGCGACGCCGGACGGCACCCCGATCAGGTTGGCCGACGTCGAACTGGCTGCGATCGGCATCGACGCCGTCGTCGGGACCGCCACCACCGATGCCGACGGCACCGCGACGTTCACCGGCATCCCCGCCCCGGACACCGTGACGGTCACCACACGGCAACTCCCGCCGCGCGGAACGCAGACCTACGCCCCCGGACTCCGCTCGGCCATCGTGGTCCGCGGCGGCACGACGGTCGCGGTCACCGTGCCGCTCGTGATCGGCGCCACCGTGCAGGGCGGGGTGGTCGGCCCCTCGGGTCCCGCTGCTGGACGCTTGATGTACGCCTGGAACGAGGACACCTCGCAGGTGTTCCGAACGACCTCGGACAGCGCGGGCCAGTACCGGTTCGTCGGGTTGAGCACCGGGAAGTACCGCATCGAGGCGTACGCCAGCGGCACGGCGTCGCCCGCCGTCTGGAAGACCCGGGTCTACCAGCAGCGCGGGACCCTCCCGGCGTCGCAGGTGACGTTGTCGCAGCACTACGCGCACAGCGACTACGACCTGGTCGTCTACGCCGACACGGCGTCCCGCACCCCGTCGCCGCTGCTCAGTGGCGCGCGCGTCACGGTGACGAACGCGACGACCGGTGCGTCGTTCTCGACCCGGTTCTCGACGCTGCTCGACAGCGAGCAGACGGCGCAGTTCCAGATCCCCTCCGGGCAGTACGTGGTCGAGCTCCGGACAGTGGCGACGACCGCGACGCCGGCGCGTGTGCTGTGGCTCGGACGCCCCGGCGGCGTGTACCGGTACGTGACCGACCGGGCGCAGGCCGTCCCGGTGCGGGTCGTGTTCGGTGGGTTCAACGGCTGGGGTGGGGCGGTGCCGGAAACGTCCGTGGCCGTGGCCGCTTCGACCGCAGCAACGTCGTGA